A section of the Nakamurella deserti genome encodes:
- a CDS encoding class I SAM-dependent methyltransferase, producing MPHRPVVTALQALVDDDRGAARSALTGDPSLLGRALSRFLDDDPLAGSVYDRPAAFAAFIRGGGNVALYEATSAALAAEYATHGVGALLDIGCGDGTALLPALTRRPVPRVDVVEPSGELLAATAAALAALSGITATTAGTTVQEFLGDLAPDRRWDLAESTFALHALAPGERTRVLEVLAGRVRRIAVVEFDVPDLPPRGPAALAFLADTYERGLAEYTADRDLVAQGFLMPVLVGQLAPGAVRSTWEQPAPAWAAQFAAAGFTDVAVRPVDDYWSSPAFLLTAAGSG from the coding sequence ATGCCGCACCGTCCCGTGGTCACCGCCCTGCAGGCCCTCGTCGACGACGACCGTGGCGCCGCCCGCTCCGCGCTGACCGGCGACCCCTCACTGCTGGGTCGCGCCCTCAGCCGGTTCCTCGACGACGATCCCCTGGCCGGCTCGGTCTACGACCGGCCGGCGGCGTTCGCGGCGTTCATCCGTGGTGGCGGCAACGTCGCGCTGTACGAGGCGACCAGCGCGGCCCTGGCCGCCGAGTACGCGACGCACGGGGTCGGCGCGCTGCTGGACATCGGCTGCGGGGACGGCACCGCGCTGCTGCCCGCCCTGACCCGTCGACCGGTCCCCCGCGTCGACGTGGTGGAGCCCTCCGGTGAGCTGCTCGCGGCCACCGCCGCGGCGCTGGCCGCGCTGTCCGGGATCACCGCCACCACCGCGGGCACCACGGTGCAGGAGTTCCTCGGCGACCTGGCGCCCGACCGCCGCTGGGACCTCGCGGAATCGACCTTCGCGCTGCACGCCCTGGCGCCGGGCGAGCGCACCCGGGTTCTCGAGGTGCTGGCCGGACGCGTCCGCCGGATCGCCGTCGTCGAGTTCGACGTCCCGGATCTGCCGCCCCGCGGTCCCGCGGCGCTGGCCTTCCTGGCCGACACCTACGAACGCGGCCTCGCCGAGTACACCGCCGACCGCGACCTGGTCGCCCAGGGGTTCCTGATGCCGGTGCTGGTCGGGCAGTTGGCCCCGGGCGCCGTCCGGTCGACGTGGGAGCAGCCCGCGCCCGCGTGGGCCGCGCAGTTCGCCGCCGCGGGGTTCACCGACGTCGCCGTCCGTCCCGTGGACGACTACTGGTCGTCACCGGCGTTCCTGCTGACCGCCGCCGGCTCCGGCTGA
- a CDS encoding Na+/H+ antiporter: MTTILIFVVASVAVVVTVELLAERTGLPAAAILTLVGVVYALLPGPNVELDPEVVLAFVLPPLLYSAALHASLTAIRTNLRAVISLSVGLVLATALLVGWGVELLVPGISLAAGIALGAAVAPPDPVAALAIGRRAGLPGRLVTLIEGEGLLNDATALTTFTVAVTAAVSGTFSGLDFLVEFAVMALGGLVVGLLVAFGVRLVKSRLHEPVLVNSVSLVTPFAAYALGEAVHVSGVLAVVIAGLVVGHDTPRYSSGASRLQTSAVWRLVDFLLEGFVFLLVGQQLPTVVAGLGAYETSTVVTAAAVTLGVVVLLRPLWLFVTQYLPRGLHARLGGRSNSPDRRLGARQIVVLSWAGTRGIITLAAIFTLPLTVADGSPFPGRDLMLFCAYLVVLFTLVVQGMTFAPIARATGLRQDAAADAFIRNEARIGAVSAALTRLDQLADDPELQLSDTAREALRRILDHRLERYRSRLELLETAENGEIPESPTYDAAVRARRMLIEAQRDELLRWRDARRLTDANLRILEHELDLEERTLPRAR; encoded by the coding sequence ATGACGACGATCCTGATCTTCGTGGTGGCGTCGGTGGCGGTGGTCGTCACGGTCGAGCTGCTGGCCGAACGGACCGGACTGCCGGCGGCGGCCATCCTGACGTTGGTCGGTGTCGTCTACGCGCTGCTCCCCGGGCCCAACGTCGAGCTCGACCCCGAGGTCGTGCTCGCGTTCGTCCTGCCGCCGCTGCTGTACAGCGCCGCGCTGCACGCCTCGCTGACCGCGATCCGGACGAACCTGCGGGCCGTCATCAGCCTGTCCGTCGGACTGGTGCTGGCCACCGCGCTGTTGGTCGGATGGGGCGTCGAGCTGCTGGTACCGGGGATCTCGCTGGCCGCCGGTATCGCCCTGGGCGCCGCGGTGGCGCCGCCGGACCCGGTGGCGGCGCTGGCCATCGGCCGCCGGGCGGGGCTGCCCGGACGGCTGGTGACGCTGATCGAGGGCGAGGGCCTGCTCAACGACGCCACCGCGCTGACCACCTTCACGGTGGCGGTGACCGCCGCGGTCAGCGGCACGTTCTCCGGTCTGGACTTCCTCGTCGAGTTCGCGGTGATGGCCCTCGGCGGCCTCGTCGTCGGACTGCTGGTGGCGTTCGGGGTCCGGCTGGTCAAGTCGCGGCTGCACGAGCCGGTGCTGGTCAACAGCGTCAGCCTGGTGACGCCGTTCGCCGCGTACGCGCTCGGTGAGGCGGTCCACGTGTCGGGCGTGCTGGCGGTGGTCATCGCCGGGCTGGTGGTCGGCCACGACACCCCGCGCTACAGCTCCGGGGCGAGCCGGCTGCAGACCAGCGCCGTGTGGCGGCTGGTCGACTTCCTGCTGGAGGGGTTCGTCTTCCTGCTCGTCGGACAGCAGCTGCCCACCGTGGTCGCCGGTCTCGGCGCCTACGAGACGTCGACCGTGGTGACCGCGGCGGCGGTCACCCTGGGCGTCGTGGTGCTGCTCCGGCCGCTGTGGCTGTTCGTGACCCAGTACCTGCCCCGGGGCCTGCACGCGCGCCTGGGCGGTCGGTCGAACAGCCCCGACCGGCGGCTGGGGGCCCGCCAGATCGTCGTGCTCAGCTGGGCCGGCACCCGCGGCATCATCACGCTGGCCGCGATCTTCACGCTGCCGCTGACCGTCGCCGACGGCTCGCCGTTCCCCGGACGCGACCTGATGCTGTTCTGCGCCTACCTGGTGGTGCTGTTCACGTTGGTCGTGCAGGGCATGACGTTCGCGCCCATCGCCCGGGCGACCGGGCTGCGACAGGACGCCGCGGCCGACGCGTTCATCCGCAACGAAGCCCGCATCGGCGCCGTCTCCGCGGCGCTGACCCGGTTGGACCAGCTGGCCGACGACCCGGAGCTGCAGCTGTCCGACACCGCCCGGGAGGCGTTGCGCCGCATCCTGGACCACCGGCTGGAGCGCTACCGGTCACGGCTGGAGCTGCTGGAGACCGCGGAGAACGGCGAGATCCCGGAGTCGCCGACCTACGACGCCGCGGTCCGGGCGCGCCGGATGCTCATCGAGGCACAGCGCGACGAGCTGCTCCGCTGGCGCGACGCCCGGCGCCTCACCGACGCCAACCTGCGCATCCTCGAGCACGAGCTGGACCTCGAGGAGCGCACACTGCCCCGCGCCCGCTGA